GAGACAGATCTCCTATTTAGATCATCCacgaaaagtattactttttatgctaagagtattactttttggcaaaaacttgtgtgagacggtctcacgggtcgtatttgtgagacgtatctctttatttgggtcacccatgaaaatgtattactttttatgctaagagtattactttttattgtgaatatgagtagggttgacccaaataagagatccgtattTGTaagagtaatactcttagcataaaaagtaatactttttcatgggtgacccaaataagagatccgtatcacaaatacgacccatgtgaccttctcacacaagtttttgtctactttttattgtgaatatcgttagggtctcacaaataaagatacgttagaccgtctcacaaaagatcaactcatttataaaatatcaaattttaattttcaaaaaatattttttatggcaTTAATTTGGACAGACGCTGCAGctgaattatataaaaaaactcTGCATTTCTTTCATCAAATTCACTACACGTTTGCTTGTTTTGTATTGCTGTTGTTATTCACCCACTTCAATGCCAATCCTCCATTGACGCCACTGTGTTAATGACCCTGTTTTATTTTGTTTCTTCCTTATTTTATTCGCACTCTTCTTATTTTAATCCATTGAATCTCTCATCATTATTGCCCCTGGCCTGGCTTGGTCTTCCCACCCACCCCTTTATACGGATCGattctttgatttttttttttaattaaaactttGTTGCCACATTTTTCTCTCACCTAGAGGTTTTGGTTGCAGCAGAGTGTGGCAGAGGTACCCACTTCAAGATTTGCTGggatattttttttcttgatgATAAATACTAGCATTTGAGTGATATTTGATTCAGTTATCGACTTGTATTGCTTCTGGGTGTCGGTGCTGAGATCATACTTGGGTTTTTGTTAGATTTTGACGTAATGCCTCCAGTGGACTGCCCTTCTCCTGCACCGACTCCGCGTGCATCCAGATGGAAGAGGTGTGCAGTGTAATTGGTTGAGATTGGGAGTGTTCATTTGTGTTCTGTTGTTGTATTTTGATTGATTTGTGGAATTTGCagcagttttgagatgattaaagAGGATGATCATTGTGTACTCAACGTGTCGCCGAGGCCTTCCCGCCATGAAAATCGTCCTGTGCGTAATTCCCTCACTTTTATTTGCTTTTGTATTCCTCTTTTGACCGCAATCTCTGTCACATCGGTCGTTTTCCGCCATTAAGGTTTTGTTATACTTATTTAGATGAAAATAGCAACCAATTTATGAGGAAGCTGAACTAATTCTTAGATTCATGCAACTTGGTTAAATGAACTAATTACGTGCTAATTGAATTGAAAAGGGCATTTCATTTGGTGAAAAGTTGAGCTAAAATAGGTTGGTCACTGGTCATTTTGGCAGTGGAATCAGAAATTTTTGTTTGTTTAGGTTGTTCAACAGTGGTGTCTTGCTTTCGGGAAATGGAACTTTTCTCAGGCTTCTAAAATGTTTTATTCTCATTTTTTTTCCATCCGAGGAGTTGAGTTCTGAATTACCCAAGTCTTTGCTGACCAGAAGAAAACACTGTTATTTCCAATCATCAATATAATGGTTTTCTTTGAACTTGTGATACAGATTTTGCGCATGGAGACTAAATCTGTTAGCAAGTTATCCAATTTTTCGGATACAGAAAAGGATCAGTGCTTTGAATCAATCAGTTGTCTTCTTCCAGATGGCAAGATGACTTCTAAGGTTATAGTAGTTATCTCGTACTTGGCTCTCTAATTCCCTTACTACATTTTATCATACTTGAAGGGAACATGCTAATGTAGAAACCCCCTATGTTCGATTATcatgcattttcataaaacaGTATAAAGTGCTGAGAAAGATGAGATTTATGCATGACATGATTTGTGATGTGTTTGTTTCATGATTTTTGTATCATGCTTCTTCCGTTCATTTGAGTGGTTGATAAGCTTTACTATCGAGGCCAGTCTATCATTGATCAGAAGCAAGCCCAGTCTAAtctattattattttgttagaCATTTCTTTTCCCGGAATTGGTGATATTCATTGTGTAATACTTTCAGGCATGATGCATGTGGTAATCCTTTAGGTTAGCTTATTTAACCATGGAGGCCAATATGCTACGTCTACAGTTACTGATCCCCATGGGGCATTTCTGCAAATAACAGACATTTAAGGCTCGTTCAGACTAGTTCCAGATTTTGATTTCATGTTGGCTTTGAAGATTTGTCTTGCTGCTAATCAACTCGATAAATGTTTGTAGGACTTTGCATAACTAAGttcccttgatttttttttttttttggtgaagATCTCAAGAAATTAATCTTCCTTTTTAGCTAGTATTTCTGGTGCAAATATCACAATTATATGTCAATCTGCTTTCTTCCACTACAGTAATTGGAATTAGTGGAACAAAATTAATCATTCCTTTTAGTGGGATCCATCGATAAATAGAGATATCATTCTCATTTTTAAATTCACCATTCTGACAAATGATGAAACTAAACGAGTTGGGGTGCATATCATGACTTATTTATGTCATATTCTGTCTGTGAAACTTTGATGACCTAATTTCATTAATTGGCTGTTTTTGTGCAGTCTTCAGAAGAACTTGTGACAGAAATTGCCAAGCTTGAGATTGAAATAGTGCACTTGGAACAATATCTTCTTTCTCTGTACCGTACCGCTTTTCTGCAGCATCTCCCAAGTATTTCAGGAAACCATGGGGTCAGTGGACAACAAATAACTGGAAAACCACCTTTGGGGTTTGTGCCGTCTGATCAAACTTCGCACATGATGAAATTGAGAATCCCAAAAAGCTATAATGACCATCATGATCAGAGTTCGCCTACAAGTGCTTTAGCTGGCCCTAATGATTTGATTCACGTTGCAACCACAAAGTCATCATTTGGAAGTGTATATAAGCCTCACTTCTCAAACACTTTGCGTTTAGTTGGTTCATTTCTGTTGCCTACGTTCTTCCTAGCTGTAAATTATTCTGTAATCATGAGCATGTAAGAATTGTTCTTGGACAATTTCAGGAGAAGAGAAAAACTTATTCTCGTCATCGTAGCTTAGGAGATCATCTTGGAAATATCAGCACCAATGATGCTCTTGTTTATCCCGACAGACTATCTGAGGAAATCGTAAGATGCATATCTTCAATTTACTGCAAATTGGCCAACCCCTATCTCACTCACAAAGGCTATTCAGCCTCGTCTACTTCATCATTCTGCTCCTCCAGCACTTTTTCTCCCAGAAATTTATCTGGTAGTTGGAGTCCTCAATGTAATGATGAAACTACGGAGCGTTGCGATTTTGAAGCCCTCAAACAGGAGAATGGTCCGTACGCTGCAATGATCGAAGTTTTAAAGATATGTTTAGATGATGAAACTTACAGTTATGCGGCCACAATGCTACAGAAATTCAGGTGTCTGCGTTTACCCACTTGTCAGATTTGGTCAGATTCTGTTAAAATCAGTCAAATGGCTTATTTATAATGAAATGATaattttttgttatattttacaAGTATAGTTCATCTAATAACCTTAAAGGAGCTTATGGGATTTTGGTTTATGACCCATATCAGATATGTACGGTTTTCTTCCTACTAAATATTAGCCAACTGGTTCCCCCACAAGAAGCATTTTTTTAACCTTTTGGCTCTATTATTAGCGTTTCTAATTTCCTCCCAACACATTTCTAGTCAATTAAATGAGTCACGGTATTGGAGTGCCCTTATAAAAGAGGCTAACTGATACGGTTCCATGAATACATTTTTAGTCTCGACTTATCGCATTATTTCCATATCCTTCAACTATTTTTGGCGCAGGTCCCTGGTTAAGAGTCTTGAGATTGTTGACCCTAAGAAGATGCGGCGTGAAGAAAAGCTTGCcttttggatcaatattcacaatGCCTTGGTTATGCACGTAAGGCTAGCAAAACGTTATATCAATTTTGTGTAACCTTCAAATCCTCTAACTACTCATATACTGAATAATGGCCATCATCATTTGCAGACAGTTTTTTCAAGTATTTTTTTCATGAAAGCCGAATATAGTAACGGGTTGACAGTTTTTTCAAGTATTTTTTTCATGAAAGCCGAATATAGTAACGGGTTGCCCACCAGTTTCAGTATGAGCTTTTCAGCTTTTGTTTGTGTGGTTGAATGATATTTCATTTCGGTTGCAGGCTTATTTAGCATACGGCACTCAAAACTATATAAAAAGCACTTCCATTGTGAAGGTCGAAGTATAGTTTTTTATACCACAGTCTGTTGGTTTTATTTCTTATTTATAGCAGTTAACTAAATCCGCACACAAATTTTCTTTCAGGCTGCGTATAATGTGGGTGGACATAACATAAATGCTTTTGACATACAAAGCTCCATTCTGGGAATCAGATCACACTATTCTGCACCGGTATGTACTCTGCCCTCGAGTGATGTACTAAAGCGGCAAATACTTCTGTGTAAAAATAAAAGGGTGGCctgataaataataaataaatttgtaataAACCCCTCTCGGTCCAATTAAGGATCCATATTTGAAAATATTCGTATGGGTCCACGTTGACTTCCTTCTATCATCTCAACTCTCGCCATTGAATCCTTCCTCAAGATCTGCTCAGATGACATGGTGCTGTTCAGGAGTCATTATACTCTGGGAAATAACTGAGGGAGTGTATCTTTGCCATTTCATTTCTTTCTCTTTTAGGAATTCCACTAATAGAGTGGAAACCGGGATAAATCTCTGGAAAAGACGGATTACCCTGTGATTGAGTTCTATTTGTCCTTGATCTACGAACAAATGGGACaacttgttttttatttttcaggGTTAATCATCCACTTTCACTGATCAGTGTTTGCCCTTAATGTGTAATTTGGCATATCATTGGGGTAAATATACTTAATCTCGTCAAATGTATCTGGTTTCAGTAATTTATCTGAAGTCATGAGGCCCTGAAGCTtggatttttttaatgaaattgaTTAGAACTACCACATTTGACTCTATGATGGTAGTAGCCAAAAGGCGAAATAAGTTGGCATTAAATTAGAGCTTTTGGTTTTTTATTGCTCTCGGTGAGACCGAGTGGAAGCAAGTTCTTTGACTTATTACCAAGTTTATGTCTCAGTAATCCGCTTCATGCTGGCATACATGAATGTTTTATGCAGTGGCTCCAAACAATTCTCTCTCCCGGAAAGAAGTTCAAAAGTGGGAGCTCTAAGCATACTTATGCCATCGAATACCCTGAGCCACTTGTTCACTTTGCACTTAGTTCGGGTGCTTATTCAGATCCTGCGGTAATAATTTCATGCATTTCCTTCTTAGCTATTCCGAAATAGAAACAAATGCAAAGTTCTTTGTTTTCCCATTTTTTATATCTATTAAATTATAGGTGCGGCTTTACAAGGCAAGCACAATATTTGAGGACCTGAAAGTTGCGAGAGAAGAATTCATACAAGCTACGGTTTATGTTCACAAGGAAACAAAGATCTACCTTCCAAAAATCCTGTGCTATTACGGAAAGGATATGTCACTTGACATGGCTGCGCTTTTAGAAGCAGTTGgcgaatgtttagttggtataCAACGAAAAGCTGTTAAAACATGTGTGAAGGGTCGACCTGAGAAGCATGTTTATTGGTTAGAACAGACCTCATCTTTTCGATACTTGATCCATAAAGAAATAGCAGCTCAAGGAAGCTAAGCTAGCTATCTCATAATGATAATTATAGGTATAAACCTGGGGTGCTTCATGAATAGTTTGTttcttgatttgatttgatgtaATTATGAGTTGTGAGGCTTGTGTTTCTAGCTAGAGTAATAATCAAGATTGCTGTGGGAGTATTTTGTTCACTGTACAGAGATAGAAGTAAGAGTGGAGGCTTGGTTTTGCTAGTGTCCATTGATTCCTCTCAGCGTAAAAGACTTCGAAGTTTTAGAtgtttttgttttatatatttttggtTAACATAACAATTTTATGTTCTTTGTTTGGTTTTAAAAGTGTTTTTTGttataatttatgatttatggtggTCGCAAGATTAGAATAAGAAATGACGTGTGTTTTTATGATAACCAACTTAATTCTCTAAAACATAATATCTATTTTCCCCCCAAAACAATCCTTTCAGCAGAAAATTCCTTCGGGCTGACAGGAGTGTATGGATATGTTGGTGTGACACTATGATCCTTCGTGGGTGTATATATGGTTAAATCGGGTTGTAATTTGGTTGTTGATAATGAGCACGATGGAAGTGGCAGCCTGCCTACTGGATTAGCTAACCTGATTTGTTCATAAAATATTTCGCAACTACAGGTCTCAAATTGGAGCTTTGACTGACGACCGGAAGTTTTAAATAAGTTCACAAATATAATGAAAACGATTTCGACAAATATAATATAAGCCCTTGAGACCATGCCAAACATTGACATTTGTTGTGATGGTGGCATTCAAGTGGGCGAGGGAGAATTGGTAAACTAAAAGGGACATTAGAAGCTTCAACCGACTTTATCTTCTCACCTGATTGTTGTCTAAGTTTATATCAAATCTGGCGCATACTTGCATTTGTGACGACATAAATGGCTTGACAAAGACGACCACCCTATGGTTAGTGATTGGGCACCTGATTCTTTTACCTTTACAACGTAGAATCGACTTCTTTTACGGTTTATAGAGATATGAACAACACAGTGTGTGGGTTCCAAACCAACTGAGCTTAGCGGCCGACCAATGACCAAGTTTATAGCTACTAGTTGAAAAGGATAAAACGTTGAAAATGACCAGACTACTTTTTGTTAAGATTAATAATTGAGCAGAGCTCAACTTCAAAAAGTAGTTAAATAGAGAGGATTGGTCAAGTCTATAAATACAACTCTCAATTACTTAATCCAGCTTATGTGCGATATGTAACATATTTCATTCATTTCTTACATCCCCGGAATTTTCTCTCTTTAGTGGCGGAAACTTTTGCGTTTCATGATTATGGCTGCATCCGGTCTCAACTTGCACCAATGGCTAGTGCAGACTGGTGCTTTACTTGTTTCAGAGATCATgaatatttttcacaaaatgCCTAGGCTTCGGTCAACTACTGCCACACTTGAAAGCTGATTCTGACTTTTTTTGACTCGATTTCATTATTTTTGCAATCTGCTGTATTTGAAAGGGAAATCTCTTTTGCTTAAAAAATGACCCAGACACACTGTATCAAAACAATATGAAAACGGTTGAAGTGACGTTTATCTATTAGATATGATTTAACTGTGATAAGTGCTCACATAGGTTTCCAATGTATATATACACGATAGGTGGATATCTTCTCAACGATATTCACATagatatttatatgtatattttcCATCAACCGTACTCAACTATGTGTCCATCACTGATGTGACACTCATTTATTGAACGTGatgaaatatatcaaaattgtaaATCAAATATGCTAGTATAATCTCAATAATAATGAGTACATAGATGAGCACGATAagtaaaaaacatttaaaaatatttatttaagcgtGTAAGTTGGGCCAATTGGAGAAGTATCCAACACAAAGATGAAGGGAAGCCCACAACCACACAAACATTGAAAGGCCTCACACAAATAATCCCAATTCAGACCTAAGTCACTCAATTAATTAGGGGTTTGCAGCAATTGGGGAAATTAAAAATTGGGGCAAATGCAAGCATTAGGGTCTCCAGTGGTACCTTCGTCGACACCGTTCTTTTCATCATCGTCCAGCTTCACCTCAGTTCGAAGTAAAAGCGTATCTCAGAAGATTAGAACAACGACAATCAAGAGCCAGCATCTTTCCCTGGATAATCAGCAGACTACTATGGCGGAGTCTTCGGGAATTGCAA
The Primulina eburnea isolate SZY01 chromosome 5, ASM2296580v1, whole genome shotgun sequence genome window above contains:
- the LOC140832885 gene encoding uncharacterized protein isoform X1 encodes the protein MPPVDCPSPAPTPRASRWKSSFEMIKEDDHCVLNVSPRPSRHENRPILRMETKSVSKLSNFSDTEKDQCFESISCLLPDGKMTSKSSEELVTEIAKLEIEIVHLEQYLLSLYRTAFLQHLPSISGNHGVSGQQITGKPPLGFVPSDQTSHMMKLRIPKSYNDHHDQSSPTSALAGPNDLIHVATTKSSFGSEKRKTYSRHRSLGDHLGNISTNDALVYPDRLSEEIVRCISSIYCKLANPYLTHKGYSASSTSSFCSSSTFSPRNLSGSWSPQCNDETTERCDFEALKQENGPYAAMIEVLKICLDDETYSYAATMLQKFRSLVKSLEIVDPKKMRREEKLAFWINIHNALVMHAYLAYGTQNYIKSTSIVKAAYNVGGHNINAFDIQSSILGIRSHYSAPWLQTILSPGKKFKSGSSKHTYAIEYPEPLVHFALSSGAYSDPAVRLYKASTIFEDLKVAREEFIQATVYVHKETKIYLPKILCYYGKDMSLDMAALLEAVGECLVGIQRKAVKTCVKGRPEKHVYWLEQTSSFRYLIHKEIAAQGS
- the LOC140832885 gene encoding uncharacterized protein isoform X2 — its product is MPPVDCPSPAPTPRASRWKSFEMIKEDDHCVLNVSPRPSRHENRPILRMETKSVSKLSNFSDTEKDQCFESISCLLPDGKMTSKSSEELVTEIAKLEIEIVHLEQYLLSLYRTAFLQHLPSISGNHGVSGQQITGKPPLGFVPSDQTSHMMKLRIPKSYNDHHDQSSPTSALAGPNDLIHVATTKSSFGSEKRKTYSRHRSLGDHLGNISTNDALVYPDRLSEEIVRCISSIYCKLANPYLTHKGYSASSTSSFCSSSTFSPRNLSGSWSPQCNDETTERCDFEALKQENGPYAAMIEVLKICLDDETYSYAATMLQKFRSLVKSLEIVDPKKMRREEKLAFWINIHNALVMHAYLAYGTQNYIKSTSIVKAAYNVGGHNINAFDIQSSILGIRSHYSAPWLQTILSPGKKFKSGSSKHTYAIEYPEPLVHFALSSGAYSDPAVRLYKASTIFEDLKVAREEFIQATVYVHKETKIYLPKILCYYGKDMSLDMAALLEAVGECLVGIQRKAVKTCVKGRPEKHVYWLEQTSSFRYLIHKEIAAQGS